The nucleotide sequence GTGGGAAAAGGACGAAAACCGCAAGCGGGCCGCCCTGCGCGGGGCGCTGCCCCGTCAGCTCGACCGCGACGCGTTCGCGCTGATCACGGACTCGACCACCCCGGACGAGGACTTCGACTGGCTCCGCCGCCTCCCCTTCGTGGCGGAACGGTCGACCGGCTACCGCTACCACGATGTCGTCCGAGACACGATGATCCGCGTGGTGCGGCGCCGCTCGTCCGTCGAGTGGCGTGAGCGGCACAGCGCATTGGCGGAGTACTACCGGGCCGGACGGGACGAACTGGGCCTCGAGGCCGACGCCGGCTGGCAGGACGAGCGCTGGCAGGCACTAGCGGTGGAGGAGCACTACCACCGCCTCTGCGCCACGGGAGCGACGGCGGACGCGCTGGTCGCGTTGGTCGAGACCGCGGCGGCGCGGGCCGACCAGACCGGCCGGTGGGTGGCGATGGTGGCCCAAGCGGGTGCCGACTCCGGCCGGGAGCAGCTGATCGCCCTGGGCGCCCGGTTGGCCGCGGCCGAAGACATAACCGCACTTCTGACGTGCCTGACGACGGAGAGCGCACTGCCGGACATGGCCCGGTTCGAAGCGCACCAGGCGCTTGCCTTGGAACACGTCCGGAAGGACGATTTCGCCGCCGCCGTGGAGGCGTTGACAAGAGCTCTCGAATACGATCCCGACGACGGCTGGGCTCTCCCGAGCCGGGGGATCGCGTACCGGGTGCTCGGGGAGCTCGAGAAGTCCCTCGCGGACCTCGACCGGGCGGCCGGACTGGATCCGGATTCCGCGTGGACGATCGGCGCTCGCGGCGAGACGCTCCAGGCGATGCAGCGAAACGAAGAGGCACTGGCCGACTTCGACCGTGCCTTGGAACTCGAGCCCGACAGGGCGGACATGCACGCCGCGCGGGGGCAGGCGCTCTACGCGTTGGACCGCTACCCGGAGGCCCTGGCGACGTTCACCCGGGCGTTGGAGATCGAACCGGACGACACGTGGTTGCTCGGCTGGCGTGGTCGAGTGCACCGTTGGCAGGAGTCCTACGCCAGTGCCCTCGCCGACGCCACCCGGGTGCTCGAGCTGGAACCGGACGCGGACTGGGCCCTGGACGAACGCGGCGAGACGCACCGGCTGATGGGGCACCACGAGGAAGCGCTGGCCGATCTCACGCGCGCGGTCGAGATCGACCCGCAGTACGCCGGTGCCTTCGCACGGCGTGGTGCCGCCTACGCGGACATGGGGCGCTGGGCGGAGGCACTGGCCGACTACGACCGGTCCCTCGAAATCCAGCCGTCCTCGGTATTGACGCTGGGCAGACGGGCGTTGGCCCATCGGGATTCCGGCAATCACGGCTTGGCGATGGCGGACTTCGCGAGAGCCCTCGAGATCAACCCGGAGGCGGACTGGATCTTCAGGGACCGCGCCCAAACCCACCACCTCGCCGGACGGCTGGCCGAGGCGCTGGCGGACTACGACCGGACGATCGAGCTGGACCCGGAATACTCGTGGGCGGTCCGGCAACGGGCGCTGGTGTTGCGGGATCTCGGCCGCCTGGAAGAGGCCCTCACAAGCCTCACCCGGTTGGCGGAAGCCGATCCGGCCACTGCGTGGCGGTGGTGCGACCGCGGGGCGATCCTGCACCGGCTGGGGCGGTTCGAAGAGGCGGTGGCCGACTTCACCCGCGCGATCGAGATCGACCCGGACCAGGGACTGGCATTCAGCCAACGAGGGCAGATCCATCGCCGTTGCGGCCGGCTGGCCGAGGCGAGAGCCGACCTCGAGCGTTCGGCCCAGCTCGACGCCGAAGCCTGGGACCACTACCAGCTGGGTCTTCTCGCGCACGTCGAGGGACGGCCGGATGCGGCCAAGGACCTGTTCTCGGCTGCCTTGCGGGCCGAAGCCGCCGAGGCCGCCGAGGCCGCCGAGGCCGCCGAGGCCGCAGACGGGAACGCGGGAGTCGCCAACTCGGTGCTCTACCACCTCGCACTCGGTGACGTGGCCGAAGCGCGAACCCTGTTCCGGACCGTTCTGACGGAAGCGGCCGGCGACGGCGAGTACCTCGACGGCATCGCGGAGCTGGAGGATCTCGGTTCCGTCATACCGGTGCCCGAGTTGCCGGAGTTCGTGGCCGCACTGCGGGCGAATCTGCACGAATAGCCGGATGTCCAGAAGTTCAGCCGCGATTTGTACGAGGCTTGTACCGGTGGTCTTCATTCTGTCCTCACACCGAAAAACTGGAGGACGGAAGAATGAACATGGGCATCGTGAAGCGGATGGCGGGGGTCGCCGGAATCGCCGCGGCGATCGTGGTCGTCGGGGCGGGCCCGGCGTTCGCGGCATCGGGCACCGTGCACACCGATTCGGGGGCGCCGCTGACCGTGCGGTCGAGCCCGAGCGCCAGTGCGGGCTCGGTCGGCAGCATCGCCGACGGCACGGCGGTGACCATCAGCTGCCAGACCAACGGATCCACCGTCGACGGCAAGTACGGCACCTCGGACATCTGGGACAAGGTGGGCGACGGCTACGTCAGCGACGCCTACGTCTACACCGGCTCCGACGGCCGGGTCGCGCCGGACTGCGCGGGCTCGACGCTGGCCTGCTCGACCTCGGGCACCGGCGACCCGAACACCTGCGCCGAGGCGGTCACCAAGGCGAAGTCCCGCATCCACACGAACGACCTCGACTCCTACGAGGGCTGGTGCGACCGGATCAACGCCCAGAACTACGGCTGGTCCGCCTCGGGCTCCGAGACGGCCTACGTCCACTGGACCCAGATCCCGAGCTCGTTCAAGCACCCGGGTGACTACCAGGTCCCGGCCGGCGGGCTCGCCTTCTTCAAGAGCAGCGGTGCCGGGCACACGATGATCTCGATCGGCGGCGGCAAGTTCCTGTCGAACGACATCAACGGCTACGGCAGCTACACCGAGACGACGATCGCGCAGATCAAGAGCAAGTGGGGCCAGACCTACCTCGGCTGGTCGCAGCCGTGGTTCAAGGTCAACCACTGACCTCGCGAACAGCCGGCGGGCCCCTGTCCACCTCCTGCGGACAGGGGCCCGCCGGCGTCACAGCTTCATGACCTGGTGCGCCGGATCC is from Amycolatopsis mediterranei and encodes:
- a CDS encoding tetratricopeptide repeat protein, which gives rise to MAEGGLSLQDLIKRRQASGFVGRRHELGQFEENLRLPVVDGRRRFLFSVHGDAGVGKSFLLNQLDRIAGEQGCVTAYVDESVFDIPAVLAGIVRSFARQGDPCKEFTRKSELYYEKRHELDADPATPDGLSSVLTRSAVRIGLRAAEDIPVVGSFAKELDREALANQVEKFRAFLSVKLRNQHDVRLLLSPVEELTPVFVSELHTVAVKRPVVLFFDTFERTGSFLERWLLDLLEGRYGALPPNLLLVVAGQHPLDVNAWGDYVGIRADFALAVFTEAEAREFLAARGITAAEVVEVVLALSGRLPVLLALLAESRPDSAASVPDPGDNAVERFLKWEKDENRKRAALRGALPRQLDRDAFALITDSTTPDEDFDWLRRLPFVAERSTGYRYHDVVRDTMIRVVRRRSSVEWRERHSALAEYYRAGRDELGLEADAGWQDERWQALAVEEHYHRLCATGATADALVALVETAAARADQTGRWVAMVAQAGADSGREQLIALGARLAAAEDITALLTCLTTESALPDMARFEAHQALALEHVRKDDFAAAVEALTRALEYDPDDGWALPSRGIAYRVLGELEKSLADLDRAAGLDPDSAWTIGARGETLQAMQRNEEALADFDRALELEPDRADMHAARGQALYALDRYPEALATFTRALEIEPDDTWLLGWRGRVHRWQESYASALADATRVLELEPDADWALDERGETHRLMGHHEEALADLTRAVEIDPQYAGAFARRGAAYADMGRWAEALADYDRSLEIQPSSVLTLGRRALAHRDSGNHGLAMADFARALEINPEADWIFRDRAQTHHLAGRLAEALADYDRTIELDPEYSWAVRQRALVLRDLGRLEEALTSLTRLAEADPATAWRWCDRGAILHRLGRFEEAVADFTRAIEIDPDQGLAFSQRGQIHRRCGRLAEARADLERSAQLDAEAWDHYQLGLLAHVEGRPDAAKDLFSAALRAEAAEAAEAAEAAEAADGNAGVANSVLYHLALGDVAEARTLFRTVLTEAAGDGEYLDGIAELEDLGSVIPVPELPEFVAALRANLHE
- a CDS encoding SH3 domain-containing protein produces the protein MNMGIVKRMAGVAGIAAAIVVVGAGPAFAASGTVHTDSGAPLTVRSSPSASAGSVGSIADGTAVTISCQTNGSTVDGKYGTSDIWDKVGDGYVSDAYVYTGSDGRVAPDCAGSTLACSTSGTGDPNTCAEAVTKAKSRIHTNDLDSYEGWCDRINAQNYGWSASGSETAYVHWTQIPSSFKHPGDYQVPAGGLAFFKSSGAGHTMISIGGGKFLSNDINGYGSYTETTIAQIKSKWGQTYLGWSQPWFKVNH